In a genomic window of Nesterenkonia halotolerans:
- a CDS encoding ribose-5-phosphate isomerase: MKSQFRIAIGSDEAGYSYKGALKADLEADPRVSEVIDVGVGDDSDKTAYPNIAVAAAEHVAAGRVDRALLVCGTGLGVAISANKVKGVRAVTAHDAYSVERAVLSNNSQVLCMGERVIGKELARKLVDEWLKHKFDPSSASAEKVGAITRYEDTGSC, encoded by the coding sequence GTGAAGAGCCAATTTCGCATCGCCATCGGAAGCGACGAGGCGGGATACTCCTATAAGGGCGCGCTGAAGGCAGATCTGGAAGCCGATCCGCGGGTCTCAGAGGTGATCGACGTCGGCGTCGGGGACGACTCTGACAAGACCGCGTATCCCAACATTGCCGTGGCCGCGGCCGAACATGTTGCCGCCGGCCGGGTCGATCGCGCGCTGCTGGTCTGCGGCACCGGACTGGGCGTGGCGATCTCCGCCAATAAGGTCAAGGGCGTGCGTGCGGTCACAGCCCACGATGCCTACTCAGTGGAGCGTGCGGTGCTCTCCAACAATTCGCAGGTCCTGTGCATGGGTGAACGTGTCATCGGCAAGGAGCTCGCGCGCAAGCTCGTGGACGAGTGGCTCAAGCACAAGTTCGACCCCTCCAGCGCTTCGGCGGAGAAGGTCGGCGCGATCACGCGCTATGAGGACACCGGCAGCTGCTAA
- a CDS encoding sugar phosphate isomerase/epimerase family protein, protein MDLQQMMEDASAHGVNLFQICDYPPLDHMSSLQLSGVRESAAALGITLEVGTRGTDPEHLMRYLNIAERLDAGLLRSMVQATPKSPVLKDVMEAIAGLLPEFERRGVTLALETYEQVPTEFLVELVERLDHPSLGIVLDPGNCVAALEMPTDVIARTAPYVKNIHVKDFAFSRRDGWVGFTFTGTPLGEGLLDYEALLRKVRPEERGINQVIEHWLPWTNNLADTIQLEQAWTQHNLEYLRSKS, encoded by the coding sequence ATGGACCTCCAGCAGATGATGGAGGATGCCAGCGCCCACGGAGTCAATCTTTTCCAGATCTGCGACTATCCGCCCCTAGACCACATGTCGTCCCTCCAGCTTTCCGGCGTCAGAGAATCCGCAGCTGCCCTGGGGATCACTCTCGAGGTCGGCACCCGAGGCACAGACCCCGAACATCTCATGCGCTACCTCAACATCGCCGAGCGGCTCGACGCGGGACTCCTGCGCTCGATGGTCCAGGCAACTCCTAAATCACCAGTCCTTAAAGACGTGATGGAGGCCATAGCGGGATTGTTGCCAGAGTTCGAGCGCCGAGGAGTGACCCTCGCCCTGGAGACCTATGAGCAGGTCCCCACCGAATTTCTCGTGGAGCTGGTCGAGCGCCTCGATCATCCATCACTGGGAATAGTGCTTGACCCAGGCAACTGTGTAGCTGCACTGGAGATGCCCACCGATGTCATCGCCCGCACAGCGCCATATGTCAAGAACATCCACGTCAAAGACTTCGCCTTCAGTAGGCGGGACGGATGGGTTGGCTTCACCTTCACCGGGACACCCCTAGGTGAAGGCCTTCTCGACTACGAGGCCTTGCTGCGCAAGGTCCGCCCGGAGGAACGCGGCATCAACCAAGTCATCGAACACTGGCTGCCCTGGACCAACAATCTCGCCGACACGATCCAGCTAGAACAAGCCTGGACACAACACAATCTGGAATACCTGAGGAGCAAATCATGA
- a CDS encoding phosphogluconate dehydrogenase C-terminal domain-containing protein codes for MPEEQIMIDINDLTIAVIGAGGKMGQRVSNNFKTTQAKVFYAEASPVGQERVRALGLEVTPTQEAVITADVVVLAVPDTVLGSVSEQVVPLMKSGAILMTLDPAAAYAGLLFTREDIEFVCAHPAHPSIFLERTTKEEYADTFGGIAAPQNVVAAVESDSGDVTERADVIIRAMYAPVIDVHWVTIKQLAVLEPTLVETIACMIGELLKEALEETVNTVGVPRPAAEALFYGHIQVALANALRGDNPFSEACHIAMGHGREMIVKDDWKRVFDDAVLDDTITKMLKIDAIRR; via the coding sequence ATACCTGAGGAGCAAATCATGATCGACATCAATGACTTGACCATCGCCGTCATCGGCGCAGGCGGAAAAATGGGACAACGCGTCTCGAACAACTTCAAAACCACCCAGGCCAAGGTGTTCTACGCCGAGGCATCCCCGGTCGGCCAAGAACGAGTCCGGGCGCTGGGATTGGAGGTGACTCCCACGCAGGAGGCGGTCATCACGGCCGACGTCGTCGTCCTCGCCGTGCCCGACACCGTCCTGGGATCCGTGAGCGAGCAGGTGGTGCCGTTAATGAAGAGCGGAGCCATCCTCATGACCTTAGACCCGGCCGCAGCCTACGCCGGGCTCTTGTTCACTCGCGAAGACATCGAGTTCGTCTGTGCCCACCCCGCTCATCCATCAATCTTCCTCGAGCGCACGACCAAGGAAGAATACGCAGACACCTTCGGCGGCATCGCCGCTCCACAGAACGTCGTAGCTGCGGTTGAATCTGACAGCGGCGACGTCACAGAACGGGCAGACGTCATCATTCGGGCGATGTATGCCCCGGTGATCGACGTGCACTGGGTGACGATCAAGCAGCTGGCAGTGCTGGAGCCGACGTTGGTCGAGACCATCGCTTGCATGATCGGTGAGCTGCTCAAGGAGGCGCTGGAAGAGACCGTCAATACGGTGGGAGTTCCGCGCCCCGCAGCTGAGGCACTGTTCTATGGCCATATCCAGGTCGCCCTCGCCAATGCGCTTCGGGGGGACAACCCGTTCTCCGAAGCGTGCCACATCGCCATGGGGCATGGTCGCGAAATGATCGTGAAGGACGACTGGAAGCGCGTGTTCGACGACGCCGTCCTGGACGACACGATCACCAAGATGCTCAAGATCGATGCCATCAGGCGCTGA
- a CDS encoding dihydroxyacetone kinase family protein encodes MTYLLNSASDFSHEAVLGFAAANSQYVTAVHGGVVRSTQTPAGQPALVIGGGSGHYPAFAGWVGPGMGHGAPCGNVFASPSASQVYSVARNAENGGGVLMGFGNYAGDVLHFGAAAEKLRAEGVDVRIIRVSDDIASNTLENHRDRRGIAGDLPVFKIAGAAIEAGADLDEAERLAWKANDATRSFGVAFDGCTLPGADEPLFHVPESTMGVGLGIHGEPGIRDIPMGTASEVADLLFEGILEEAPQDRSGRVAVLLNGLGRVKYEELFVVYHRIAERLSEVGLTAVAPAVGEFVTSLDMAGLSLTLVFLDEELEQHWTAPVDTPAYRRGELRDLPAHADRAPRTESYTPGAEQVPEASADSQAAAAAIQEIIELFAEVCATHEAELGRLDAVAGDGDHGQGMVLGTRGAVEAGSTALARGAGARTLLVHAGAAWAESAGGTSGALWGSALTAAGRALSDDSGVDEAAGVQALLNAVEAVQRLGGARSGDKTMVDAAAPFSESLKQRFDAGNGLAAALASAATVATEAAASTADLKARLGRSRVLGDKSLGTPDPGATSFALLMEALADHLNKDCG; translated from the coding sequence ATGACCTACCTGCTCAACTCTGCATCTGATTTCTCCCACGAAGCGGTGTTAGGCTTCGCCGCCGCGAACTCCCAGTACGTGACCGCAGTGCACGGGGGAGTGGTCCGCTCGACCCAGACCCCTGCCGGTCAGCCTGCACTGGTGATCGGCGGTGGCTCCGGACACTACCCGGCATTCGCCGGCTGGGTCGGTCCCGGCATGGGCCACGGAGCCCCGTGCGGAAACGTCTTCGCTTCACCCTCGGCCTCACAGGTGTACTCCGTGGCCCGCAACGCGGAGAACGGCGGCGGAGTCCTCATGGGATTCGGAAACTACGCCGGAGACGTCCTGCACTTCGGAGCGGCCGCGGAGAAGCTGCGCGCCGAGGGCGTGGACGTCCGGATCATCCGGGTCAGCGACGACATCGCCTCCAACACCCTGGAGAACCATCGCGACCGTCGAGGCATCGCCGGGGACCTTCCGGTGTTCAAGATCGCCGGGGCCGCGATCGAGGCGGGCGCCGATCTCGATGAGGCCGAGCGCCTCGCGTGGAAGGCCAACGACGCGACCCGCTCTTTCGGGGTGGCCTTCGACGGGTGCACCCTGCCCGGCGCCGACGAGCCGCTGTTCCACGTCCCCGAGTCCACCATGGGGGTCGGGCTCGGCATCCACGGCGAACCCGGCATCCGTGACATCCCGATGGGAACGGCCAGCGAGGTCGCGGACCTGCTCTTCGAGGGGATCCTCGAAGAAGCCCCCCAGGACCGCTCCGGGCGGGTCGCTGTCCTGCTCAACGGTCTCGGCCGGGTGAAGTATGAAGAGCTCTTCGTCGTCTACCACCGCATCGCCGAGCGTCTCTCCGAGGTCGGACTCACCGCCGTCGCGCCTGCGGTCGGCGAGTTCGTCACCAGCCTGGACATGGCAGGACTCTCACTGACCCTGGTCTTCCTCGACGAGGAGCTCGAGCAGCACTGGACCGCCCCCGTGGACACCCCTGCCTACCGCCGCGGCGAGCTGCGCGACCTGCCCGCCCACGCCGACCGCGCCCCGCGCACCGAGTCCTACACCCCCGGTGCGGAGCAGGTGCCCGAGGCCTCGGCGGACTCACAGGCTGCGGCCGCTGCCATCCAGGAGATCATTGAACTCTTCGCCGAGGTCTGCGCCACTCACGAGGCCGAGCTGGGCCGCCTGGACGCCGTCGCCGGCGATGGCGACCACGGCCAGGGCATGGTCCTGGGCACGCGCGGCGCCGTGGAAGCAGGGAGCACGGCGCTCGCACGCGGAGCCGGAGCCCGCACGCTGCTGGTTCATGCCGGCGCGGCCTGGGCTGAGTCTGCAGGAGGCACTTCAGGGGCGCTCTGGGGCTCGGCGCTCACCGCGGCGGGACGAGCACTGTCTGACGATTCTGGCGTGGACGAGGCTGCTGGAGTTCAGGCCCTGCTCAATGCCGTCGAGGCGGTCCAGCGACTCGGGGGAGCCCGCTCGGGAGACAAGACCATGGTCGACGCCGCGGCGCCATTCTCCGAGTCGTTGAAACAGCGGTTCGACGCAGGTAATGGACTGGCCGCTGCTCTGGCGTCTGCTGCGACGGTGGCGACCGAGGCTGCGGCCTCGACCGCCGACCTCAAGGCGCGGCTCGGCCGTTCCCGGGTACTGGGGGACAAATCTCTGGGCACTCCCGATCCTGGCGCGACCTCTTTCGCGCTGCTCATGGAGGCCCTGGCGGACCACCTGAACAAGGACTGTGGATGA
- a CDS encoding sugar-binding transcriptional regulator, which translates to MEATEVMKEAATSTSELERLYRAAQLYYEQGATQAEVAEQLKISRPSASRMLAEARSQGIVEIRVHRPASTGMDELGERLKAKLGLDAVHLAPGDQSQRVGLGLGPVTRAALAGANLRAGDVLLLASGETTYALAQQRLGNFSEVVVAPTGGGQAEPDPWHQTNEVVRAFAATSGSYPHYLFAPSLPSEALLSALQDDPGYRQVVADWNSAKAALVGIGATPHSRNSIAQSVPRHHPNLAKSIGDVCLAFYDAQGDEVTFPGSERMVRVPGQTLRAVPTRIAAAVGAHKAASIIAAANASWFNILVTDESTARAVDRHLELQEATYR; encoded by the coding sequence ATGGAGGCAACTGAGGTCATGAAGGAGGCAGCGACGAGCACGTCCGAGCTCGAACGGCTCTACCGCGCCGCCCAGCTCTACTACGAGCAGGGCGCGACACAGGCCGAGGTGGCCGAGCAGCTGAAGATCTCGCGCCCGTCGGCGAGCAGGATGCTCGCCGAGGCGCGATCGCAGGGGATCGTGGAGATCCGCGTCCATCGACCCGCCTCGACGGGCATGGATGAGCTCGGTGAGCGGCTCAAGGCCAAGCTGGGCCTGGACGCCGTGCATCTGGCGCCGGGGGATCAGTCCCAGCGCGTCGGGCTCGGCCTGGGCCCGGTGACCCGAGCCGCGCTGGCCGGAGCGAATCTCCGCGCCGGCGACGTATTGCTGCTGGCCTCGGGGGAGACCACCTACGCCTTGGCGCAGCAGCGGCTCGGGAACTTCTCAGAGGTCGTGGTGGCACCGACAGGAGGCGGGCAGGCCGAACCAGATCCGTGGCACCAGACCAACGAGGTGGTCCGCGCCTTCGCGGCAACCTCAGGCAGCTATCCGCACTATCTGTTCGCACCGTCGTTGCCTTCCGAGGCGCTGCTCTCGGCCCTGCAGGATGACCCTGGGTACCGTCAGGTGGTCGCCGACTGGAACTCGGCGAAGGCGGCGCTGGTGGGTATCGGTGCCACACCCCACTCACGGAACTCGATCGCCCAGTCAGTGCCGCGGCATCACCCGAATCTCGCGAAGTCGATCGGCGACGTATGTCTGGCGTTCTACGACGCGCAGGGCGATGAGGTCACCTTCCCGGGCAGCGAGCGCATGGTCCGGGTTCCCGGTCAGACGCTGCGCGCCGTCCCGACGCGGATCGCCGCCGCAGTGGGTGCCCACAAGGCAGCGAGCATCATCGCAGCCGCCAATGCCAGCTGGTTCAACATCCTGGTGACTGATGAGTCCACTGCTCGCGCAGTGGATCGTCACCTCGAGTTGCAAGAAGCGACCTATAGATGA
- a CDS encoding FadR/GntR family transcriptional regulator codes for MPAYPKNPTLELKGKLSAVPADTPAGAVASQLLTYFTSGDLEAGARLPPERQLAQMLGTGRSAVREALAALEILGIVHVRPGSGTYLKASASELLPQTLSWGLMLGEQRVQDLLQIRTALEVLAAESAASVIEPENLAALQAHLVQMEAHQGDYRAFVEADMRFHQEMAAISGNETLGSILQSVRALLRIWVDRSISDQKEARDAIAEHREVLSALITRDPAAVRQAMESHMETANERLLSKGGRKL; via the coding sequence ATGCCCGCCTATCCCAAGAACCCGACGCTCGAATTGAAGGGGAAGCTTTCGGCCGTTCCCGCGGATACGCCGGCGGGTGCGGTGGCTTCGCAGCTCCTGACGTACTTCACAAGTGGAGACCTGGAGGCCGGTGCACGGCTTCCCCCTGAGCGGCAACTGGCACAGATGCTGGGCACGGGTCGGTCTGCTGTGCGTGAGGCCCTGGCTGCCCTAGAGATTTTGGGTATCGTCCATGTTCGTCCCGGCTCAGGCACATACTTGAAGGCCAGTGCCTCCGAGCTACTTCCTCAGACCCTCAGCTGGGGTCTGATGCTTGGTGAACAACGAGTCCAGGATTTGCTCCAGATCCGAACTGCACTTGAAGTGCTTGCCGCTGAGAGCGCCGCGTCGGTAATTGAACCCGAGAACCTCGCAGCCTTGCAGGCTCACTTGGTGCAAATGGAAGCCCACCAGGGTGATTATCGGGCGTTCGTTGAGGCGGACATGCGTTTTCATCAAGAGATGGCTGCCATCTCTGGAAACGAGACTCTGGGAAGTATTCTGCAGAGCGTTCGCGCGTTGCTTCGGATTTGGGTGGATCGCAGTATCAGCGATCAGAAAGAGGCTCGTGACGCAATTGCAGAGCACCGGGAAGTCCTGAGCGCACTGATTACTCGCGATCCTGCAGCCGTCCGGCAGGCCATGGAGTCCCACATGGAAACCGCGAATGAACGACTACTCAGCAAAGGGGGACGCAAGCTGTAG
- a CDS encoding triose-phosphate isomerase has protein sequence MTRWIGTSWKMNKTLAEARTYARGLREELRSRPELMDGVQPFIIPPHTALTAVAEELGPRDAHPILMGAQNAHWEDNGAWTGEVSVPQVADAGAELVEIGHSERREHFGETTEITRLKVASALRHGLVPLLCIGEPAQVQERGETSAYILDQARGALRGLRADQLSRVLIAYEPIWAIGAQGRPATAEELRGPFEVLDAEFGGRVQALLYGGSVSSDNAVELLLIPGVEGLFIGRAAWTFQGYLEILEITSGIETH, from the coding sequence ATGACCCGCTGGATAGGCACCAGCTGGAAGATGAACAAGACCCTGGCCGAGGCGCGCACCTACGCCCGGGGACTGCGCGAGGAGCTCCGCAGCCGTCCAGAGCTCATGGATGGGGTGCAGCCGTTCATCATTCCACCGCACACCGCGCTGACCGCGGTGGCCGAAGAGCTCGGCCCACGAGACGCACACCCGATCCTGATGGGCGCACAGAACGCCCATTGGGAGGACAACGGTGCCTGGACCGGGGAGGTCTCGGTTCCGCAGGTCGCTGACGCCGGGGCCGAGCTGGTCGAGATCGGACATTCCGAACGCCGCGAGCACTTCGGCGAGACCACCGAAATCACCCGGCTGAAGGTGGCGAGTGCGCTGCGCCACGGCCTGGTGCCGCTGCTGTGCATCGGTGAACCTGCCCAGGTCCAGGAGCGAGGTGAGACCTCCGCGTACATCCTGGACCAGGCACGTGGAGCGCTGCGCGGTCTCCGCGCGGACCAGCTGAGCCGGGTGCTCATCGCCTACGAGCCCATCTGGGCCATCGGCGCCCAAGGCCGCCCCGCGACAGCGGAAGAGCTCCGCGGGCCATTCGAGGTGCTGGACGCTGAGTTCGGCGGACGAGTGCAGGCGCTGCTCTATGGCGGGTCCGTCTCCAGCGACAACGCTGTAGAGCTTCTTCTCATCCCCGGGGTCGAGGGTCTCTTCATCGGTCGCGCCGCCTGGACCTTCCAGGGCTATCTGGAAATCCTCGAGATCACCTCCGGGATCGAAACGCACTGA
- a CDS encoding aldo/keto reductase has product MTETSTSSEAQPCTGDVASNHRDHYISQDFRGSLMFNKTSIQPVTLGTTGLGQREGADASLATALLASPVHQIDTANMYANGSSEALLGEAIHANGGLPSHKLIFSKVDQDPTTGQFDGDRVKRSFEETMARLGLETLPLLHFHDPYTIGVAEAMAPRGAVEALVSLREEGLVGAIGIAAGQRDLVEQYVSTGVFDAVLTHNRYTLVDRSAEEILRLATERNMMVFNAAPFGGGILARSGPHGAKYGYRTASTDLLIFIERLHEVCAAHSVNIAAAALHFSLKEPRIHSTIVGIYSHRRLEELLTIVKSQIPDTFWESVEALGTPPASPTD; this is encoded by the coding sequence ATGACCGAGACCAGCACTTCGTCGGAGGCACAACCCTGTACTGGCGACGTTGCGAGCAACCACAGGGATCACTACATCTCACAAGATTTCAGGGGAAGTCTCATGTTTAACAAGACATCTATTCAGCCTGTGACGCTTGGGACAACAGGTTTAGGGCAACGTGAAGGAGCTGATGCCAGCCTCGCAACTGCGCTCCTTGCTTCGCCAGTCCATCAGATTGACACCGCGAACATGTACGCAAACGGATCCAGCGAAGCGCTACTAGGCGAAGCAATCCATGCTAACGGAGGTCTACCCTCGCACAAGCTCATTTTCTCTAAAGTGGATCAGGATCCGACCACGGGGCAGTTCGACGGCGATAGAGTGAAACGTTCGTTTGAGGAAACGATGGCGCGGCTCGGACTCGAGACACTACCCCTGTTGCATTTTCATGATCCCTACACAATTGGGGTTGCTGAGGCGATGGCTCCTCGTGGGGCCGTCGAAGCCCTCGTTTCCCTACGCGAGGAGGGACTCGTTGGGGCTATTGGTATCGCGGCGGGTCAGCGCGATCTGGTGGAGCAGTATGTCAGCACCGGTGTCTTCGACGCCGTGTTGACTCACAACCGCTATACCCTTGTCGACAGAAGCGCCGAGGAGATTCTTCGACTGGCGACCGAACGAAACATGATGGTTTTCAACGCGGCGCCGTTCGGCGGTGGGATTTTAGCCCGATCGGGTCCGCACGGCGCTAAGTACGGATATCGGACAGCCTCGACGGACTTACTGATCTTTATTGAGCGACTACACGAAGTATGCGCTGCCCACAGTGTCAACATTGCCGCGGCAGCCCTTCATTTTTCGTTGAAAGAACCACGCATCCACTCGACCATCGTAGGTATCTACTCCCATCGCCGTCTCGAGGAGCTCCTCACCATAGTTAAGAGCCAAATTCCCGACACGTTCTGGGAATCAGTGGAAGCACTTGGCACTCCGCCAGCCTCCCCGACAGACTAA
- a CDS encoding GntT/GntP/DsdX family permease, giving the protein MSTFYLIGIAVAAIAVLLFLVMKLKMPAFIALLLVAVGTALATGVPMQEIMPLVVEGMGGTLGNVALLVGLGAMLGAIVEKSGGAEVLAERFTARLGKERVGPALLLASAVIAVPIFFDVAFIILVPIMFSFAKAAGHRSPIYVGVPIAGLMVFIHNLIPPHPGVTGSSTLLGADLGLVTIVGLLICLPIGVLTYYASKVITSRRDFPIAPAVQRNFDHAGAADIVVQDRESPGSLKAQVITKPGAVAVLTMILVPILMISVGTIGAIVLEEGTSTANAIAMIGQPAFALLVAVVLAMYVLGVRHGWGREELGGVMDSALAPAAIVVFVTGAGGVFARVLTESGIGDSVSESLISLGVPILLLAFLLATVFKVAQGSGTVATLASAGLLQSTVTDGSYSSIQVVLIVLAIGCGSVALSHINDSGFWIFSRFMGLSVADGLRTWTVLATVIGWTGFLIIAGVWLLVS; this is encoded by the coding sequence ATGAGTACGTTCTATCTGATCGGCATCGCAGTCGCCGCGATTGCAGTCCTGCTGTTCCTTGTGATGAAGCTGAAGATGCCCGCCTTCATCGCCCTGTTGCTGGTAGCTGTCGGGACAGCACTCGCGACGGGCGTGCCGATGCAAGAGATCATGCCCCTGGTCGTTGAAGGAATGGGCGGGACTCTGGGCAACGTGGCCCTGCTGGTGGGGCTTGGTGCGATGCTCGGCGCAATCGTCGAGAAGTCGGGCGGCGCCGAGGTCCTCGCTGAGCGATTCACCGCGAGATTAGGCAAGGAGCGGGTCGGCCCAGCACTGCTATTGGCCTCGGCGGTGATCGCCGTCCCGATCTTCTTCGACGTCGCTTTCATCATCCTGGTACCCATCATGTTCAGCTTCGCCAAAGCGGCCGGACACCGATCGCCAATCTACGTGGGCGTTCCCATTGCAGGGCTCATGGTCTTCATCCACAACCTGATCCCCCCGCATCCAGGGGTGACCGGCAGCAGCACACTTCTCGGCGCCGACCTGGGCCTCGTCACCATCGTCGGTCTGTTGATCTGCCTCCCCATTGGCGTGTTGACCTACTACGCGAGCAAAGTCATCACGTCCCGACGCGACTTCCCCATCGCACCTGCTGTCCAGCGAAACTTTGATCACGCAGGGGCCGCTGACATCGTGGTGCAGGACCGGGAGAGCCCCGGGAGCCTCAAGGCCCAGGTGATCACCAAACCGGGTGCCGTGGCCGTGTTGACGATGATCCTGGTCCCGATCCTGATGATTTCAGTGGGCACCATCGGTGCCATCGTGTTGGAGGAAGGGACGTCCACCGCCAATGCAATCGCCATGATCGGGCAGCCAGCGTTCGCGCTGCTCGTCGCCGTGGTGCTCGCGATGTACGTCCTCGGTGTGCGTCACGGGTGGGGGAGGGAAGAGCTCGGCGGTGTCATGGACTCGGCACTCGCCCCGGCGGCAATCGTGGTGTTCGTGACCGGAGCGGGCGGAGTCTTCGCCCGAGTGCTCACCGAGAGCGGCATCGGGGACAGCGTCTCCGAGAGCCTCATCAGTCTTGGTGTGCCGATCCTGCTGCTGGCGTTCCTGTTGGCGACCGTCTTCAAAGTCGCCCAGGGTTCCGGAACCGTCGCGACCCTTGCCTCAGCGGGACTCCTCCAGTCGACGGTGACGGACGGCAGCTACTCCTCGATTCAAGTCGTCTTGATCGTCCTGGCCATCGGGTGCGGATCAGTCGCGCTCTCCCACATTAACGATTCCGGGTTCTGGATCTTCTCGCGCTTCATGGGGCTGTCGGTGGCCGATGGACTGAGGACCTGGACAGTTCTGGCCACAGTGATCGGCTGGACCGGATTCTTGATCATCGCCGGGGTATGGCTGCTCGTCTCTTGA
- a CDS encoding beta-galactosidase, giving the protein MTSPTRQRSKILYGGDYNPEQWGEETWSDDYTAFSEASIDTLTLNVFAWSHLQPAEDTFDFTRLDRSIEQAVAHGKKIVLATATGALPPWLAHQYPEVTRVDFEGRKHVYGQRHNHCPSSPVFARLSKDLAGRIAERYAGTEGLIAWHIGNEYGGACYCSQCAAGFRVWLRERYGSLDRLNDAWNSMFWSHLFTDFEEIEPPNALSEHWKGPNHTAFQGITLDYLRFMSDAMLKNYRTERDAIRDHDPDTPATTNFMGLFRPIDYHRWAEDLDFVSWDNYPPGQQQFPRMALAHDLMRGLKGGQPFWVMEQTPTITASRDVNPVKRPGVLRAWSWQSVAHGADAVLYFQMRQSKGACEKYHGAVLDHAGRRDTRAFKEVAELGGEFETVGKELTGGRTPARTALVFDWDSWWLAESTDGFNRHVKYPDVVLRYYEALWQANIDVDVVASDADLSGYDLVVAPLLYVLKGSIAQRLEQVVERGGSVVANFWSGRADEDGNAHLMDAPGPLSSMMGVRVEETDSAHPGETNPVELRTSTNSPTFSDAELVMELLVPEGAEVMGTYQSDFYSGRAAVTKNAHPSGGEAWYVGTDLDLSGVSWVLREAAGSHDLVGPYQDYPDLELCVRVVGLQRFSFVINHSSEARSISIHTAGTDLLTGRRFVKGEKVGMDSQAVLVVREE; this is encoded by the coding sequence ATGACTAGCCCGACACGTCAGCGCTCGAAGATTCTCTACGGCGGCGACTATAACCCCGAGCAGTGGGGGGAAGAGACCTGGTCGGATGACTACACGGCGTTCTCCGAAGCCAGCATCGACACTCTGACACTGAACGTATTTGCATGGTCCCACCTACAGCCGGCAGAGGACACTTTTGACTTCACTCGCCTCGATCGGAGCATCGAGCAGGCGGTGGCCCATGGCAAGAAGATCGTGCTTGCCACGGCCACCGGGGCATTGCCTCCGTGGCTTGCCCATCAGTACCCCGAGGTGACTCGCGTGGACTTCGAGGGACGCAAACACGTCTATGGCCAAAGGCACAATCACTGTCCCAGTTCACCGGTCTTCGCGCGCCTCTCTAAGGATCTCGCTGGACGCATCGCTGAACGCTACGCCGGCACCGAGGGGCTCATCGCCTGGCACATCGGCAACGAATACGGCGGCGCCTGCTACTGCTCACAATGCGCAGCCGGCTTCAGAGTCTGGCTCCGAGAGCGCTACGGCTCCCTAGATCGGTTGAACGACGCATGGAACTCGATGTTCTGGTCACATTTGTTCACCGACTTTGAGGAGATCGAACCCCCGAATGCCCTTTCCGAACATTGGAAAGGACCCAACCACACTGCCTTCCAAGGCATCACTCTGGACTACCTTCGATTCATGTCCGACGCGATGCTGAAGAACTACCGCACCGAAAGAGACGCGATCCGGGACCACGATCCCGACACGCCAGCCACCACGAACTTCATGGGCCTGTTCCGGCCGATCGATTACCACCGGTGGGCCGAGGACCTGGACTTCGTCTCCTGGGACAACTACCCACCCGGTCAGCAGCAATTCCCACGCATGGCTCTAGCCCACGACCTCATGCGAGGTCTCAAAGGAGGCCAACCGTTCTGGGTCATGGAACAGACTCCCACCATCACCGCCAGTCGCGACGTCAACCCGGTCAAGCGCCCTGGGGTCCTCAGGGCCTGGTCCTGGCAATCCGTAGCGCACGGAGCAGACGCCGTTCTGTACTTCCAGATGCGACAATCCAAGGGAGCCTGCGAAAAATACCATGGGGCGGTCCTCGATCACGCGGGGCGTCGGGACACCCGAGCCTTCAAAGAGGTCGCCGAACTCGGGGGCGAGTTCGAGACAGTCGGCAAAGAACTGACTGGTGGGCGCACACCCGCGCGAACGGCGCTGGTTTTCGACTGGGACAGTTGGTGGCTCGCAGAGAGTACCGATGGCTTCAACCGTCATGTCAAGTATCCGGACGTGGTGTTGCGCTATTACGAGGCACTCTGGCAAGCCAACATTGACGTCGACGTCGTGGCCTCTGATGCGGACCTCTCCGGATACGATCTCGTGGTCGCACCCCTGCTCTATGTTCTCAAGGGCAGTATCGCCCAGCGCCTGGAGCAAGTCGTAGAACGCGGCGGCTCAGTGGTCGCTAACTTCTGGTCGGGCCGCGCCGATGAGGATGGCAACGCTCATCTCATGGACGCCCCGGGCCCGCTTTCCTCGATGATGGGTGTCCGGGTCGAAGAGACCGACTCAGCCCATCCAGGTGAGACCAATCCGGTCGAGCTGAGGACAAGTACCAACAGTCCCACGTTCTCGGATGCTGAACTCGTCATGGAGCTACTTGTTCCCGAAGGTGCGGAAGTCATGGGAACGTACCAGAGCGATTTCTACTCTGGTAGAGCTGCAGTCACAAAGAATGCGCATCCCAGCGGCGGTGAAGCGTGGTATGTGGGCACTGATTTAGATCTCTCGGGTGTCTCCTGGGTGCTTCGCGAGGCAGCAGGAAGCCACGATCTGGTGGGCCCCTACCAGGACTACCCCGATCTCGAACTGTGCGTTCGCGTGGTCGGGCTGCAGCGATTCTCCTTCGTCATCAATCACTCCTCGGAAGCACGCTCCATAAGCATTCATACTGCTGGTACGGATCTTCTGACAGGGCGGCGTTTCGTGAAGGGAGAAAAGGTCGGTATGGACTCCCAAGCGGTTCTCGTCGTCCGAGAGGAATGA